In the Salvelinus namaycush isolate Seneca chromosome 35, SaNama_1.0, whole genome shotgun sequence genome, one interval contains:
- the LOC120029810 gene encoding phospholipase A2 inhibitor and Ly6/PLAUR domain-containing protein-like isoform X1, which yields MELILTIFFTFALFYTADTLQCYTCESDECSGTTLEMCSGGEVCSTMTTVFGHLGTRVSKACTTREETCVFMDATTKISISGGYSHTSNSVYCCSTDGCNKNTLPVLSDKPNKLQCYTCKSKEDQVCNTIVQCVGVEDHCFKHTVPAGDGSNDGRHLGCASADVCRWPETAPSTPNFNCCEGSLCNKAMGMGLSSLPLLLGLLIISLV from the exons ATGGAGCTAATCCTGACAATCTTCTTCACCTTTGCACTGTTCTACACAG CAGACACACTACAGTGCTACACTTGTGAGTCTGATGAGTGCAGCGGAACAACGTTAGAGATGTGTTCTGGAGGAGAAGTGTGTTCCACTATGACAACAGTATTTGGTCATTTAG GCACCAGAGTCTCTAAGGCATGCACAACGAGAGAGGAAAcctgtgtattcatggatgcaacaacaaaaatatcaATCAGTGGTGGATATTCACACACCTCCAACAGCGTGTACTGCTGCAGCACGGACGGCTGTAACAAGAATACTCTCCCAG TGCTCAGTGACAAGCCCAATAAACTACAATGTTACACCTGCAAGAGTAAAGAGGATCAAGTCTGCAACACAATTGTACAATGTGTTGGAGTTGAAGACCACTGCTTCAAACATACAG TGCCCGCTGGTGATGGAAGTAATGATGGACGACACCTGGGCTGTGCCTCCGCTGATGTATGCCGCTGGCCCGAGACAGCCCCCTCTACGCCTAACTTCAACTGCTGTGAAGGGAGTCTGTGTAACAAAGCCATGGGGATGGGACTGAGCTCTCTCCCTCTTCTGCTGGGACTCCTCATCATCTCACTGGTCTAG
- the LOC120029810 gene encoding urokinase plasminogen activator surface receptor-like isoform X2: MELILTIFFTFALFYTDTLQCYTCESDECSGTTLEMCSGGEVCSTMTTVFGHLGTRVSKACTTREETCVFMDATTKISISGGYSHTSNSVYCCSTDGCNKNTLPVLSDKPNKLQCYTCKSKEDQVCNTIVQCVGVEDHCFKHTVPAGDGSNDGRHLGCASADVCRWPETAPSTPNFNCCEGSLCNKAMGMGLSSLPLLLGLLIISLV, encoded by the exons ATGGAGCTAATCCTGACAATCTTCTTCACCTTTGCACTGTTCTACACAG ACACACTACAGTGCTACACTTGTGAGTCTGATGAGTGCAGCGGAACAACGTTAGAGATGTGTTCTGGAGGAGAAGTGTGTTCCACTATGACAACAGTATTTGGTCATTTAG GCACCAGAGTCTCTAAGGCATGCACAACGAGAGAGGAAAcctgtgtattcatggatgcaacaacaaaaatatcaATCAGTGGTGGATATTCACACACCTCCAACAGCGTGTACTGCTGCAGCACGGACGGCTGTAACAAGAATACTCTCCCAG TGCTCAGTGACAAGCCCAATAAACTACAATGTTACACCTGCAAGAGTAAAGAGGATCAAGTCTGCAACACAATTGTACAATGTGTTGGAGTTGAAGACCACTGCTTCAAACATACAG TGCCCGCTGGTGATGGAAGTAATGATGGACGACACCTGGGCTGTGCCTCCGCTGATGTATGCCGCTGGCCCGAGACAGCCCCCTCTACGCCTAACTTCAACTGCTGTGAAGGGAGTCTGTGTAACAAAGCCATGGGGATGGGACTGAGCTCTCTCCCTCTTCTGCTGGGACTCCTCATCATCTCACTGGTCTAG